The nucleotide window TTTAACCGGAAGTATGTTTCCTTTTGCTGGTATTTAAATATTTGTGGTATTTTTAAATTGGGTTAATAGATGAATTTTAAATAACAACAATGCTTCATCAGTGGAAAAAAAAACAAATATGAATTAAGTAATTATAAATAAAACTTTTGTTGATGGTTTTTTATCCTTTAGTGCCATTTATGAATCTTAATTTTACCATAGTAATTTTTTCAGCAGGGGGTGTTGCTAACCATACTTCGTAAGTAGCGTAATCATATCCAGAAACCTCAGGGATCATTATTTTAGTTTCAGAGATTGCTTCATTTTTATTATTATACCCTGTTACAGTCATGTTAACAAACCGATATTTTTGTTCCACCTTGTTTTCGACTAATCCAGTTACATGATATGAATTATTATTCGATTCTGCTATGTTAACCGTAAATTGGATAATATCCTCTGTTTTTTCATTTTTTTGATTAATCAGATTTCCTTTATCAAATGTGCATCCACTGGCCATTAATATTAAAAATATTACTACAAATCCAATTAAAACGGTTGTTTTGGATTGATTCATTAATACACCATCAAAACACTATATTTTAGATAATATTTAATTTTTAATTGAAAATTTAAAATCTCACCACTGTAAATGCTTCTTCTTTCAATAAGTCAAACATCAATACATTAGGTGCCATCAAGGAAGTTCCTTTGTTTGTTATAATTTTAACAGCTTCAAAAGCTTGAATGCACCCTACAATGTTAGGAACTGGTCCAATTACTGGAGGAACTTCTTTGTTCAAATTATTAATTCTAGAAATAATTTCATCAGTTAATTTTTTTCCCTGTGAAGGTAATTGAAACAATTCCTCATAGGAAGGTGTTGTATTGTTGAACACTGTCACTTGTCCCATGGTACCATGAATTGCTCCATGAATAAAAGGAAGTTCTAATTCCCTGGAACATCTACTAACTATAATACGAGTGAAAAGGTTATCTAAGCCATCTACAACAACATGGCTTTCATTTAACATTTCGTATACATTTTCATCTGTCAATTCTTCGTTAATCTGCTCAATTTTCAGTGAAGGGTTGATTGTTCTAAGTTCTTCCAAGGTTACTTCAGTTTTTGGTCTTCCGATGTTGTTTATTTTACTCATGAGCTGCCGGTTGATATTGGAGATTTCAAAAACATCTTTGTCAACTATACGGAGCTCTCCAACTCCCATTCTAGTTAACATTTCCAAAGTGGCGCCACCAATACCTCCACATCCTATAACAGTTATTTTAGACTTTTTAAGTTTCAATTGTTCGTTTTTATCTAGAATTCCAGTTTGTCTTTCAATCATTTTCCAGTAATCTGTTTTTTCCTGTTTTTTAGGCATATGGGCACCAAATAATTCATTAGTTTATTTTTAATAATTGTCCTTTTCTTGCATCTTTTAAAATATAACATTTCCAAGTGGAAACAAATAATATTATCAGATAATTATTATACTCTCTTCGAAAATATCGAAATTTGATATAAATTAACTGAATTCAAATATAATTTTGAGAATTACAGTGAAGTTCATTGAAATATTTAATCTTATGGTAAGTGGCAGTATATAATTTTACTATTGAACAAAGATATGGGGTTTTTTTAATGGATAAATTTGAAGAAATTCTGGAAAAAATGTCAGAAATGTCAGAAAATCAGTTAAAAACTTTAATTGAAATGCAAAAGAAAAGGATATGCATCTGCAGAGAATGCCCAAGTTTCAACGAATGTATGAATGAAAATAAAGAAGGATTATTCTGTATTTTAGGTAATAGTGGTTGTGGTCTTGAATTAATAGAATGCAATTGTAGTGAGTGTTCAACGCACATCAATTTTCAAATGAAATATGAATTATACTGTATTGAAGGTTCAGAAGAAGAACAGAGGTCTAAAAAGAAGTAAAATATAGATCATGTCATAATAAATAAAATTAAAGTGCCGGGAGCGGGATTCGAACCCGCGACCTCGCGGTATCCCAGGAAAAAGTCAGAGCACTTGCTTAATACCCTATGAGCCGCGCGCTCTAACCAGCTGAGCCACCCCGGCATGGCTTATATGCTGTTCATTCTTATCTAATTTAAAGTTTTCTATGGTTAAGAAAAGTTATGTTTATTTCTGGTGAAGTGCTTTATTAAACAATCAAGATAAAATTATTTTTGGGATAAATCTAATTGGGTTAGAATTACACATTATATTATCATAATTTGAGGTGTTAACGTGGATGAACATGTTATAGAGGCTTTAGGCAAATCAAAAATAGTCATAAAGGATGGAAAAGTAGTCAAAGTTGAAGAACCTCAAATAAATTACTGCCCTCTTTTTCACAAGTACCGAAATATCGAGAAACTCAATCCCCAAGTGGTTAAAGATAATATAAAATTCCGAATCAAGGATTTTGGAATGTGCACCAGTCAGAGAGAGTTAAAAATGAGGGATTTCTTATCTTTTGGAATATCTGAGATCCTAGGCACATTACTTGAAAAAAAACGTATAGATTGCGCGGTCATGGTTTGTGATGGATGTGGAACTGTAACTGTTGAAGATCCAGAACTGGTGCAAGGAATTGGTGGCAGAATCTCTGGAATTATCAGTACCAGCCCCATAAACGAAGTCATAAATATATTAGGGGAAAATGCAGTTCTGAACCCAAAAACTGCAGAGATAAATCAGGCAAAAGGAGTTTTAAAATCTATAAATAATGGTTGTCAAAAAATAGGAGTCACTGTTACATTGGCAGAAGATGCAGTGAAACTCAGAGAAATTGAAAGTCAACATGATGGGGTGAATATCTATATTTTTGCAGTTCATACTACTGGTATTTCCAGAGAGGATGCTGAGATCCTTTTTGAAAACACTGATATCATAACTTCTTGTGCTTCGATTCACCTAAGAACTATTGCAGAAAAAAGGAATATTTTTTCAGTGGGAGTTGCAATACCCATATACGCTGCCAGTAAGGAAGGAGAAGAGTTTCTTAAAATGAGAATCGAAAAGATCGGAGGATTGAAAGATAAAAAAGATGCTAAAATTCCAGATCCCCTAATCTAATAATAATTTAGCATAAGATGAGTAGTTGTTTAAGAACTAAAGACTATGTCAGGAAGAAATGGCGATAATTAATATATTTCATCATCTAAACCAGCAAGGGCGCGAATAAGAGAACTTTGGGTGATAAGGCCAACCAAATCCCCTTGTTCTACTACTGGAATTCTTTGATAACCTTTTTCAGCCATAATTCTGGTAATATTCATTATTGGGGTGTTTTTCTCTGCCACTTCTGGATCTTTGCTCATTAGATCGCCCACTTTGAGACCAAGTGCCTCCCCGCCAGCTAGGAGGATGTCACGATGAGTTATTATACCCACTAACTTCTTCTTGTCCACTACTGGCAGACCTCCAACATTGCATCGCATCATTTTTAGCTTGGCTGCAGCCACCATGTCGTTGCGGGAGGTTACATGCACTTCCTGGATCATGATATCTTGGGCACGCAGTTTTTCTATCATAATATTTAACTTTTAACTACATACTATATTAAAACAAAGGTGAAAAAGTGACTCAATTGTACCGGGCAAGTAAAGGTCAGATCACAGATGAAATGCAAAAAGTAGCTGAAAATGAGGGCATTGATGTTCAAAAACTCGCACGTAGAGTTGCTAAGGGTTATGTGGTGATTCCTACCAATAATAACAGGAATACAAAACCATGTGGAATTGGAAAAGGACTTTCTACTAAGATCAACGCCAATCTTGGATCTTCCCCTGAACTGGAAAACGTGAATTTGGAAGTAAATAAGGCTCAGATGGCAGTAGAATATGGTGCAGATGCTA belongs to Methanobacterium sp. and includes:
- a CDS encoding HesA/MoeB/ThiF family protein; its protein translation is MPKKQEKTDYWKMIERQTGILDKNEQLKLKKSKITVIGCGGIGGATLEMLTRMGVGELRIVDKDVFEISNINRQLMSKINNIGRPKTEVTLEELRTINPSLKIEQINEELTDENVYEMLNESHVVVDGLDNLFTRIIVSRCSRELELPFIHGAIHGTMGQVTVFNNTTPSYEELFQLPSQGKKLTDEIISRINNLNKEVPPVIGPVPNIVGCIQAFEAVKIITNKGTSLMAPNVLMFDLLKEEAFTVVRF
- a CDS encoding DUF2769 domain-containing protein, which translates into the protein MDKFEEILEKMSEMSENQLKTLIEMQKKRICICRECPSFNECMNENKEGLFCILGNSGCGLELIECNCSECSTHINFQMKYELYCIEGSEEEQRSKKK
- a CDS encoding DUF2099 family protein, with the protein product MDEHVIEALGKSKIVIKDGKVVKVEEPQINYCPLFHKYRNIEKLNPQVVKDNIKFRIKDFGMCTSQRELKMRDFLSFGISEILGTLLEKKRIDCAVMVCDGCGTVTVEDPELVQGIGGRISGIISTSPINEVINILGENAVLNPKTAEINQAKGVLKSINNGCQKIGVTVTLAEDAVKLREIESQHDGVNIYIFAVHTTGISREDAEILFENTDIITSCASIHLRTIAEKRNIFSVGVAIPIYAASKEGEEFLKMRIEKIGGLKDKKDAKIPDPLI
- a CDS encoding CBS domain-containing protein — its product is MIEKLRAQDIMIQEVHVTSRNDMVAAAKLKMMRCNVGGLPVVDKKKLVGIITHRDILLAGGEALGLKVGDLMSKDPEVAEKNTPIMNITRIMAEKGYQRIPVVEQGDLVGLITQSSLIRALAGLDDEIY